One part of the Phoenix dactylifera cultivar Barhee BC4 chromosome 4, palm_55x_up_171113_PBpolish2nd_filt_p, whole genome shotgun sequence genome encodes these proteins:
- the LOC103722471 gene encoding interactor of constitutive active ROPs 1, with amino-acid sequence MPRSRGSEMPQRQSPRAPLHLKTTACSEANGIHRHMVDRSPKLEDRRSPRSPLHEKKRGTRVADLETKLTRAQEELKKLREQLASTEVAKKEAQVALEEAKKRVPAAAATSPQSSEEEKPPPLSLKEETETGTRGLDSQEKSEQTVEKELPDSRSEEESVNSPATDVFEVAVSPAPVPTEPIRKENEVGNDDGEAVEEKEEEETKAMMEKDGEIEMPATEKKEAEEDSRPIEIAESSEVVELKAKLLEKEKELENLSAENESLKKKAAEVSESVMAAARAKEEELGVKLGSAEEELRESRAKAERLQEKLEAAEGARTTLEAEMKRLRVQTEQWRKAAEAAAAVLAAGEGPGVEMMGERRVAERCGSMNKHLGTGSGGFAGWGSPLMGGEMDDEGIGGGKRRGTGIRMFGDLWKKKGQQK; translated from the exons ATGCCGAGGTCGAG AGGGTCGGAGATGCCGCAGCGGCAGTCGCCACGGGCGCCGCTTCATCTGAAGACCACTGCCTGCTCTGAGGCCAATGGCATTCACCGCCACATGGTGGACCGAAGTCCGAAGCTGGAGGACCGGCGCTCGCCTCGCAGCCCCCTCCACGAG AAGAAGAGGGGCACCAGGGTGGCGGACTTGGAGACGAAGCTCACCCGAGCCCAAGAGGAGCTTAAGAAGCTAAGGGAGCAGCTGGCCTCCACCGAGGTCGCCAAGAAGGAAGCCCAGGTAGCACTCGAGGAAGCGAAGAAGCGAGTCccggccgccgccgccacctccCCCCAAAGCTCAGAAGAAGAGAAGCCGCCGCCTCTGTCCTTAAAAGAAGAGACCGAGACTGGTACTCGAGGCCTGGATTCGCAGGAGAAGAGCGAGCAGACGGTGGAGAAGGAATTGCCGGATTCCAGATCTGAGGAGGAGAGCGTCAACTCCCCTGCTACTGATGTGTTTGAAGTGGCAGTCTCGCCAGCTCCGGTCCCAACTGAGCCGATCCGCAAAGAAAACGAGGTTGGGAATGATGACGGGGAAGCagtggaggagaaggaagaggaagagacgaAGGCAATGATGGAGAAAGATGGCGAGATCGAGATGCCTGCAACAGAGAAAAAGGAAGCGGAAGAGGACAGCAGGCCTATCGAGATCGCCGAGAGCTCAGAGGTAGTGGAACTCAAAGCCAAGCtattggagaaggagaaggaactgGAAAATTTGTCTGCAGAGAATGAGAGCCTGAAGAAGAAAGCAGCGGAGGTGTCGGAGAGTGTCATGGCCGCCGCGAGAGCTAAAGAAGAGGAGCTGGGTGTGAAGCTGGGCTCAGCGGAGGAGGAGCTGAGGGAGAGCCGGGCAAAGGCGGAGAGGCTGCAGGAGAAGCtggaggcggcggagggggcGAGGACGACGCTGGAGGCGGAGATGAAGCGGCTGAGGGTTCAGACGGAGCAGTGGCGCAAGGCAGCCGAGGCGGCAGCTGCGGTGCTGGCGGCCGGGGAGGGGCCGGGAGTGGAGATGATGGGGGAAAGAAGGGTGGCGGAACGGTGCGGTTCCATGAACAAACACCTTGGTACCGGCAGCGGGGGATTCGCAGGGTGGGGATCGCCGCTGATGGGCGGGGAGATGGATGATGAGGGTATTGGGGgagggaagaggagggggaCCGGAATTCGAATGTTCGGAGATCTCTGGAAGAAGAAGGGGCAGCAGAAGTAG